In the genome of Osmia lignaria lignaria isolate PbOS001 unplaced genomic scaffold, iyOsmLign1 scaffold0039, whole genome shotgun sequence, one region contains:
- the LOC143306880 gene encoding uncharacterized protein LOC143306880, which produces MDGIQAIKKMSIPTTATNNRYSVLQYLIEIDQDENNTAAQQTPVTQRNNQFTKKLSPLVMHDNNISDFENLKKTWKEKGSNFHTYTRKDEKKRVYVINGLHNKITAEETKEELYRHEINADNITKMKRTVRSLYMISVSNAIKLKHLRT; this is translated from the exons ATGGATGGAATACAAGCTATTAAAAAGATGAGCATACCCACAACAGCCACAAATAACAGGTATTCAGTACTGCAATATCTAATAGAAatcgatcaagatgaaaataatacagCCGCACAGCAAACTCCGGTTACACAGAGGAACAACCAATTCACTAAAAAGCTTTCCCCATTGGTTATGCATGATAAC AACATTAGTGATTTTGAAAATCTCAAGAAGACATGGAAAGAAAAAGGATCAAACTTTCACACATATACCAGGAAAGATGAGAAGAAAAGAGTGTATGTAATCAATGGTTTACACAATAAAATCACAGCAGAAGAAACAAAGGAAGAACTCTATCGGCATGAGATAAATGCTGACAATATcacaaaaatgaaaagaactGTAAGATCTTTGTACATGATCTCAGTTTCAAATGCAATCAAACTAAAACATCTAagaacataa